In Cetobacterium somerae ATCC BAA-474, a single genomic region encodes these proteins:
- a CDS encoding APC family permease, giving the protein MSENLEKRYGFSVAFSMVVGIVIGIGIFFKAGQILVAANMNPKIAIAAWVLGGIISILSGLTAAEVGAAIPETGGMIAWIKKIYGKRIAFLVGWAQLIIYFPALIGLIAYYFAVFTGNFLNIDPSNTIFLGGTAFVAISFLFAINIFTKNVGGKIQTLATAAKIVPLLLITIFGFLSADNSSGMFYMTEITREATSSSPLVLLGLSLVPIMFAFDGWIYVGTIAGDLKNVKKDLPRAIILGLGFIAIFYVALNLALLNVFTAEEIVKVGMFGVATKLFGPMGAKFIFLGIMISAFGGLNGMILASTRIPYTLAIEGHLPKKEFFAKIDDKHKQPINSSVVMYLLSVFFLIAMIITGNPDVFGDIPVALFWLFYCLVFLGLFILRKNEPNLERPYRVPFYPVVPILALIGGASIFIYAAISNPTYMAVSVALTLTGLFVYREN; this is encoded by the coding sequence ATGAGTGAAAATTTAGAAAAAAGATACGGCTTTTCAGTAGCTTTTTCAATGGTTGTAGGAATTGTTATTGGAATTGGAATCTTCTTTAAAGCTGGTCAAATTTTAGTAGCAGCTAATATGAATCCAAAAATTGCAATTGCAGCTTGGGTACTTGGAGGTATTATATCAATATTATCAGGTCTTACTGCAGCAGAAGTTGGAGCAGCTATTCCTGAAACAGGTGGTATGATTGCATGGATTAAGAAAATTTATGGAAAAAGAATAGCCTTTTTAGTTGGATGGGCTCAATTAATAATATATTTTCCAGCTTTAATAGGTTTAATTGCATATTATTTTGCAGTATTTACAGGAAACTTTTTAAATATAGATCCTAGTAATACTATATTTTTAGGAGGAACAGCATTTGTTGCTATATCTTTCCTATTTGCAATAAATATATTTACAAAAAATGTAGGTGGAAAAATTCAAACACTAGCTACAGCAGCTAAAATTGTACCACTATTATTAATAACTATATTTGGATTTTTATCTGCAGATAATTCATCGGGAATGTTTTATATGACAGAGATTACAAGAGAAGCTACATCTTCATCACCTTTAGTTTTATTAGGATTATCATTAGTACCAATTATGTTTGCTTTTGATGGATGGATATATGTTGGAACAATTGCAGGAGATTTAAAAAATGTAAAAAAAGATCTTCCTAGAGCAATTATATTAGGATTAGGATTTATAGCGATATTTTATGTGGCATTAAACCTAGCACTATTAAATGTATTCACAGCAGAGGAGATTGTAAAAGTTGGAATGTTTGGAGTAGCTACAAAATTATTTGGACCAATGGGAGCTAAGTTTATATTCTTAGGAATTATGATATCAGCATTTGGTGGGCTAAATGGTATGATATTAGCATCAACAAGAATACCGTATACTTTAGCAATAGAGGGACACCTTCCAAAGAAGGAGTTTTTTGCTAAAATAGATGATAAACATAAACAACCTATAAACTCTTCAGTAGTTATGTATCTATTATCAGTTTTCTTCTTAATAGCTATGATTATAACAGGAAATCCAGATGTATTTGGAGATATTCCAGTAGCATTGTTCTGGTTATTCTACTGTTTAGTATTTTTAGGATTATTTATTTTAAGAAAAAACGAACCAAATTTAGAAAGACCATATAGAGTTCCATTTTATCCAGTTGTGCCAATACTTGCATTAATAGGTGGAGCATCAATATTTATTTATGCAGCTATATCAAATCCAACATATATGGCAGTATCAGTGGCATTAACTTTAACAGGTCTTTTTGTTTATAGAGAAAATTAA
- a CDS encoding short-chain fatty acid transporter, whose translation MDNTVKNKQFNLFEKFTQLCVTIMQKYLPDAFLFAAILTFIVFIAATIMTKQSPFQIAMHWGNGVWSLLAFSMQMVMVLVTGHTLATAPFFKRILDKLSNLPKSPIQAIIYVTFVSGVACILNWGFGLVIGAIYAKEIAKKIKGVDYRLLIASAYSGFLLWHGGISGSIPLTLASGNLSKATAGALDKGISTSQTLFSSYNLIILFALLFTLPLLNAAMHPKNKEDVFQVDPALLEDDVQPVTFDKAEMTPADKIENSPVVNILIGILGYTYIIGYFLQKGFDLNLNIVNMIFLVTAIVAHKTPKNLLLAFGNACKGAAGIILQFPFYAGIMGMMVGQNSDGASLAGIISQSFISSSTALSFPSLTFLSAGIVNFFVPSGGGQWAVQAPIMMPASVELGVSTARTGMAIAWGDAWTNMIQPFWALPALGIAKLGAKDIMGYGVIITIYSGIVIMLGLTFL comes from the coding sequence TTGGATAATACAGTTAAAAATAAACAATTTAATCTTTTTGAAAAATTCACTCAACTTTGCGTTACTATAATGCAAAAGTATCTTCCTGATGCTTTCCTTTTTGCAGCAATCCTTACTTTTATTGTTTTTATTGCTGCAACTATAATGACTAAACAATCACCTTTTCAAATAGCTATGCATTGGGGTAATGGTGTTTGGTCTCTTTTAGCTTTCTCTATGCAAATGGTAATGGTTCTTGTAACAGGACATACTTTAGCAACTGCTCCTTTTTTTAAAAGAATCTTAGATAAGCTTTCTAATCTTCCAAAATCTCCTATTCAAGCTATTATCTATGTTACTTTTGTATCTGGAGTAGCTTGTATTTTAAACTGGGGGTTTGGACTTGTTATTGGAGCAATCTATGCTAAAGAGATTGCAAAGAAAATCAAAGGTGTCGACTATCGTCTTCTTATTGCTTCTGCTTACTCTGGTTTCTTGTTATGGCATGGAGGAATTTCTGGATCTATTCCTCTTACTTTAGCTTCTGGAAACCTTTCAAAAGCTACTGCTGGAGCTTTAGATAAAGGAATTAGTACATCTCAAACTCTATTTTCATCATATAATTTAATCATCCTTTTTGCTTTATTATTTACGCTTCCTTTATTAAATGCTGCCATGCACCCTAAAAATAAAGAGGATGTTTTTCAAGTTGACCCTGCATTATTAGAAGATGATGTGCAACCAGTTACTTTTGATAAAGCTGAGATGACTCCTGCTGACAAAATTGAAAATAGTCCAGTTGTTAACATTTTAATTGGTATTCTTGGATATACATATATAATTGGATATTTCCTTCAAAAGGGATTTGATTTGAATCTTAACATTGTAAATATGATTTTTTTAGTTACTGCTATAGTTGCTCATAAAACTCCTAAAAATCTTCTTTTAGCTTTTGGAAATGCTTGTAAAGGAGCTGCTGGAATTATACTACAATTTCCTTTTTATGCTGGAATAATGGGAATGATGGTTGGACAAAACAGTGATGGAGCTTCTTTAGCAGGTATAATATCACAAAGTTTTATCAGTTCATCCACTGCTCTTTCATTTCCAAGCTTAACTTTCTTAAGTGCTGGAATTGTAAATTTCTTTGTTCCATCTGGTGGTGGGCAATGGGCTGTTCAGGCTCCTATTATGATGCCAGCAAGTGTAGAACTTGGGGTTTCAACAGCAAGAACTGGTATGGCTATCGCTTGGGGAGATGCTTGGACTAATATGATTCAACCCTTCTGGGCTTTGCCTGCCTTAGGTATTGCTAAATTAGGTGCAAAAGATATTATGGGATATGGAGTAATTATTACAATTTACTCTGGTATTGTTATTATGTTGGGATTAACTTTCCTATAA